One segment of Sulfobacillus thermosulfidooxidans DSM 9293 DNA contains the following:
- the ftsE gene encoding cell division ATP-binding protein FtsE, translating into MIRLENVSKRYANGHYGVIDVNLEIRRGEFLFLVGPSGAGKSSLIRLLYREEVPTSGEIYLDEFRLSQLRRGQVSRLRRQLGVVFQDVKLLTNRTVYQNVAFAMEVVGASSRDIHKRVPQVLELVGLSRRRNNYPHQLSGGEQQRVGIARALVNNPVYIIADEPTGNLDPETSFEIIKLLNEINRRGATVIMATHAKDIVNQMHKRVVAVENGRIVRDEARGAYGYEP; encoded by the coding sequence ATGATACGGTTGGAAAATGTCAGTAAACGATATGCGAACGGGCATTATGGCGTCATCGATGTGAATCTCGAAATTCGGCGTGGTGAATTCCTCTTCCTCGTCGGACCCTCGGGTGCCGGGAAATCCTCGCTCATCCGTCTTTTATACCGGGAGGAAGTGCCGACTTCGGGGGAGATTTATCTCGATGAGTTTCGCCTTTCACAGTTGAGACGGGGCCAAGTATCGCGATTACGGCGCCAGCTCGGGGTGGTCTTTCAAGATGTGAAATTGTTGACGAATCGCACGGTGTATCAAAATGTTGCGTTTGCTATGGAAGTTGTGGGAGCCTCAAGCCGCGATATTCATAAGCGGGTCCCGCAAGTGTTGGAACTGGTCGGGCTATCTCGGCGACGCAATAATTATCCTCATCAGCTGTCTGGGGGAGAACAACAGCGTGTTGGCATCGCGAGAGCTTTAGTCAATAATCCTGTCTATATTATTGCCGACGAACCGACGGGTAATTTGGATCCGGAAACCTCATTTGAAATCATTAAATTGCTGAACGAAATCAACCGGCGGGGAGCGACAGTCATTATGGCTACCCATGCTAAAGATATTGTGAACCAGATGCATAAGCGCGTGGTCGCCGTAGAAAATGGTCGAATTGTGCGTGATGAAGCGAGAGGAGCTTATGGTTATGAGCCTTAG
- a CDS encoding cytochrome c biogenesis CcdA family protein: MDISLVSLGVAFIGGLASVLSPCVLPLIPSYLTTMAGTALTADAIQNHQVRRRVMQNAFLFVLGFSTVLVLAGLGASSLGQFVQFHRHVIAQLGGLITIIFGLEILGFIQIGLIKRDIHLSVTPRAQGLSAVLLGIVFAAGWTPCVGPILTSILLLAARSSTLATGGIMLASYALGLAVPFLALAFFLGQAAQWTRQMGRYLPWIERVSGAMLVILGIMLLTGWYDRIPNIVA; encoded by the coding sequence TTGGACATCTCATTGGTTTCATTAGGGGTCGCATTCATTGGAGGGCTCGCCTCAGTCCTCTCTCCTTGTGTGCTGCCTTTAATCCCGTCATATCTCACCACTATGGCGGGAACGGCATTGACGGCCGATGCCATCCAAAATCACCAGGTGCGGCGACGAGTCATGCAAAATGCCTTCCTATTCGTGCTCGGTTTTTCGACGGTATTGGTCTTGGCTGGTCTCGGCGCAAGCAGTCTTGGGCAATTTGTCCAGTTTCATCGTCATGTTATTGCCCAGCTTGGAGGACTCATTACCATTATTTTTGGTCTCGAAATCCTTGGCTTCATTCAAATTGGTCTCATCAAGCGGGATATTCATTTATCCGTGACACCAAGAGCCCAAGGGTTGTCGGCGGTATTATTGGGGATTGTTTTTGCCGCGGGATGGACTCCATGCGTTGGACCCATTTTGACCAGCATTTTATTGTTGGCGGCCCGTTCATCCACGCTGGCTACAGGGGGCATAATGTTAGCCAGCTATGCCTTAGGATTAGCCGTCCCGTTTTTAGCGCTGGCGTTTTTTCTCGGGCAAGCCGCTCAATGGACGCGTCAGATGGGTCGTTATCTTCCGTGGATTGAACGCGTTTCAGGCGCCATGTTAGTCATCTTAGGGATTATGCTGCTCACCGGATGGTATGACCGCATTCCCAACATTGTGGCATAA